Sequence from the Hamadaea flava genome:
CGTACGTGTACAACTCTTGAATCTCCCGGCCCCGCACATGGGCCAGGAGGGCGGTGGCGGTCGCGACGATGACGACGATCGCGATGAGCGCCAGGCACAGCTGACCGACGGTCAGCGAGGTCAGCCCGTTCACGGCGTACCTCCGGTGAGCATCGCCGCCAGCTTCACCCGGCCGCGTTTGGTCAGCGCCTGAACCATCGCCGGCGTACGCCCCATCACGGCGGCCGCGTCGACCTCGTCGAGCCCGCAGAAGAACGTCAGCGCGATCGCCTCCTGTTGCGGCGGCGACAATCGGCGTACCGCCGCCAGCAGTTCGCGTCCGTCGTCCTCAGGCCCCCGCAGCTCCCCCAGCTCGACCAGGCCCAGCCGATAGCGGCGGGAATGGAAGTGGCGTACCGCCCGGTCCCGGGCCAGGCCCAGCAACCAGCACAAGGGAGAGTCGGCGGTCGCCCGCAGCCCGCCGATGAGCCGCAGCGCCCGGTCCCAGACCTCCCGCACCAACTGCTGAGCGAGCTTCTCCTCACCACACCAGAGCCAGATGTACTTGTAGACCTCCGTGTTGAAGCGGTCGTAGAACTCGCCGACCGCCTCGACATCGCCCCGCTGGATTCGCACCACGAGCTGCCAGGCTTCGGTCCGGCCCGCCGCCGGCGCGGCCCGGCCCCGCCCCGCGCCGGCGACCACGGGCCGGGGCCGCGGACCACCGTTCGGCCTGCGGTGCCGGGAGTCTCCGCCGATCAGGCGGTAGGACCCCGTGGTGCACCTGACCCAATCACTCACGTTGATTGCCTCTCCTTCGAAGTCTCGGCGGCTTCGCCGTCGGTGAATGCGCGCATCGCCTCACCTCCCGCGCCCAGCGCGATCGCCATGCCGGTGAAGATCAGTGCGGCGGCCCACGGGTCCAGCAGTGTCGTCACGACTGCTACCGCGCAGATCGGCACCATCAACAGCAAGACGAGGAGGTGGCGGCGCAGCGCGCGCCTCACCTGGGTCGGCCCACCGCAACCGTGAAAAGCCGGTCGAACCGGGTGTGCTCGGCGGGCAGGCCGCCGAGCTTGGGTTCGGACTTCATCGCGTGCAGCGCGCTCGCGACGAACTGCCCGCCTGGGATCGAGACGCCGCGCCGGATGCGGTTGAAGCTGCTCTCCGCGATGCCCAGGAATCTGGCCTTCTCGGCGTCGGTACGGAGACCCAGCAGCTCGAAGATCTCGTCGAACGCTTTTCCGTTGTACGCCAGGCGTGGAAGCTTGCTAAATTCGTGCACGCATGCACTATAGAGCCATGCATGCACGACGCCTAGTCGCCCGGATGGGTGACAGCCTTCGAACCATTTGGAGGAGCTCCTCTTTCACGGACGCACGAACGGGGCGCACCGCGCCGACCCGGCGGCCCTTACCGGTCGGTACCATGGGATCCGTGAGTCGCCGCCGGAGAGAGCCGCAGAGTCCCTTCGGGTGGTATCTCCGCCGACTCATGGACAGCAATGGATTTCTGTCGGACGGCGATCTCGAAGCGGCCTCGGGCGTGTCGGCCTCGCTGATCTCGCGCTATCAAGCCGGCGAGATCACCCCGACGCCGGACAACCTGCGCAAGCTCGCCCCCGTTCTCGGCGTACGCCTGGGCGAGTTGATGGTCGAGTCCGGACTGGCCACCCGGGAGGAACTCGGCATGGTCGCGCCGCCCTCCCCGAAGCCTCGCGTCGACCCCGTGCTCGCCGACGCGCAGCGGCACCTCGCCGATCCGCGTCTGCCCGGTGACGTTAAGGACTACCTGCGCGCGACCGTCAAAGGCGCGATAGCGTACTGGCGGCAG
This genomic interval carries:
- a CDS encoding RNA polymerase sigma factor, which encodes MSDWVRCTTGSYRLIGGDSRHRRPNGGPRPRPVVAGAGRGRAAPAAGRTEAWQLVVRIQRGDVEAVGEFYDRFNTEVYKYIWLWCGEEKLAQQLVREVWDRALRLIGGLRATADSPLCWLLGLARDRAVRHFHSRRYRLGLVELGELRGPEDDGRELLAAVRRLSPPQQEAIALTFFCGLDEVDAAAVMGRTPAMVQALTKRGRVKLAAMLTGGTP
- a CDS encoding helix-turn-helix domain-containing protein yields the protein MSRRRREPQSPFGWYLRRLMDSNGFLSDGDLEAASGVSASLISRYQAGEITPTPDNLRKLAPVLGVRLGELMVESGLATREELGMVAPPSPKPRVDPVLADAQRHLADPRLPGDVKDYLRATVKGAIAYWRQQLDLNSVPPEPPAPEPARIAVAVRPKPSGVGRR